From the Oncorhynchus nerka isolate Pitt River linkage group LG20, Oner_Uvic_2.0, whole genome shotgun sequence genome, one window contains:
- the LOC115102250 gene encoding OTU domain-containing protein 3-like, which produces MSRKQTGKPLRGSNRKCDAERKRDERVTRRAIAKDRKNRPQDGDEGEEFVSFSNQLQALGLKLREVPGDGNCLFRALGDQLEGHSRGHLRLRQETVQYMMAHRQDFEPFVEDDVPFAQHLSNLSQPGTFAGNDAIVAFARSQQLKVVIHQLNTPLWEINGSEKLVGRELHIAYRYGDHYDSVRPIGDNSESPAQLRLENLHNSSGQREFGDGQRDRRKAPSPTPSEEDNVILSSLKNRSPNCEEENLFQLSAATINAEWLVDSELAVQVCHGQCASGSCSACRQAPTECTEHKAPPDGGNIHTSKASNKQRKEQQRLEKKKRQEERHRQKVLQSKGTPDQNQNLSEPVTLVPALNTLSI; this is translated from the exons ATGTCTAGGAAGCAGACAGGAAAGCCACTGCGTGGCAGCAACAGAAAGTGTGATGCGGAGCGAAAGCGGGATGAGCGGGTCACTCGCAGGGCAATCGCCAAGGACCGCAAGAACCGGCCCCAGGACGGGGACGAGGGAGAGGAGTTTGTCAGCTTCTCCAACCAGCTCCAAGCGCTGGGGCTCAAACTGAGAGAGGTGCCTGGAGATGG TAACTGCCTGTTCCGGGCTCTGGGTGACCAATTGGAGGGACACTCTCGAGGACACCTGCGCCTGCGTCAGGAGACTGTGCAGTACATGATGGCACACCGGCAGGACTTTGAGCCCTTTGTGGAGGATGATGTGCCCTTCGCCCAGCATT TGTCAAACCTCTCCCAGCCTGGTACGTTTGCTGGCAATGATGCCATCGTGGCGTTCGCCCGTAGTCAACAGCTCAAGGTGGTCATTCATCAGCTCAACACCCCACTGTGGGAG ATAAATGGCTCTGAGAAGCTGGTTGGCCGAGAGCTACACATTGCCTATCGCTATGGAGACCATTACGACAGTGTACGACCAATCGGTGACAACTCTGAGAGCCCTGCTCAGCTGCGTTTAGAG AATCTTCATAATTCGAGTGGGCAGCGTGAGTTTGGTGACGGCCAGAGGGACAGACGGAAAGCCCCCTCGCCCACCCCCTCCGAGGAGGACAATGTGATCCTAAGTTCCCTGAAGAACAGGAGCCCAAACT GTGAAGAGGAGAATCTATTTCAGCTGAGTGCCGCCACCATCAACGCTGAGTGGCTGGTGGATTCTGAGCTAGCTGTCCAAGTGTGTCACGGCCAGTGTGCCTCTGGTTCATGCTCAGCGTGTAGACAGGCACCGACGGAGTGCACTGAGCACAAAGCACCACCAGATGGAGGCAACATACACACATCCAAG GCTTCAAACAAGCAGAGGAAAGAGCAGCAGCGCTTGGAAAAGAAAAAGCGACAGGAGGAAAGACATCGACAGAAGGTTCTTCAAAGCAAAGGAACACCTGACCAAAACCAGAACCTCTCGGAGCCTGTCACTCTAGTGCCAGCTCTAAATACACTtagtatatag